In Equus quagga isolate Etosha38 chromosome 14, UCLA_HA_Equagga_1.0, whole genome shotgun sequence, one DNA window encodes the following:
- the SMIM35 gene encoding small integral membrane protein 35 yields MTGEDSIGTLGLILGVGLSLLLVSILGCSLAKWYQRGYCWEGPNFVFNLYQIRNLKELEMGPPFTISGHISSPDGGYMKFSNRMV; encoded by the exons GTGAGGACTCCATCGGCACCTTGGGCCTGATCCTCGGTGTGGGGCTATCGCTGCTGCTTGTGTCCATCCTGGGCTGCAGCCTGGCCAAGTGGTACCAGCGTGGGTACTGCTGGGAGG GGCCTAATTTTGTCTTCAACTTGTACCAAATCCG GAACCTGAAGGAGCTGGAGATGGGTCCACCCTTTACCATCAGTGGCCACATCAGCAGCCCAGATGGTGGCTATATGAAGTTCTCCAACAGGATGGTCTGA